From Heliomicrobium modesticaldum Ice1, a single genomic window includes:
- a CDS encoding EscU/YscU/HrcU family type III secretion system export apparatus switch protein codes for MDEPGKKPLSAEDAAVALRYDPSADAAPKVIATGKGHLARKILEIAREKEIPVYEDPTLVQLLSKLDLGVEIPPELYRMVAEVLAFVYRLDKDMGKGRD; via the coding sequence ATGGACGAACCGGGAAAAAAGCCTCTGTCAGCAGAAGACGCGGCGGTGGCTCTCCGTTATGACCCTTCCGCTGATGCGGCGCCGAAGGTGATCGCCACCGGCAAGGGTCACCTCGCTCGCAAGATCCTGGAGATCGCCCGAGAGAAAGAAATCCCTGTCTACGAGGATCCTACGCTCGTTCAATTGTTATCCAAACTCGATCTGGGTGTGGAAATTCCTCCCGAATTGTATCGGATGGTGGCGGAGGTCCTCGCCTTCGTCTATCGCCTCGATAAGGACATGGGCAAGGGGCGGGACTGA
- a CDS encoding NADH-quinone oxidoreductase subunit A produces the protein MLKEYLGISLFLAAGLIIPFLAFAVSRLLQTRKNSLVKGEPYECGMETIGDTWIQFKSNYFLYALVFVAFDVETVFLYPWAVKFQQLGTFAIVEMFIFITILVVGFWYAWKEGALEWK, from the coding sequence TTGTTGAAAGAGTACTTGGGCATCAGTTTGTTCCTCGCCGCTGGTCTCATTATTCCCTTCCTCGCCTTTGCCGTGTCCCGGTTGTTGCAGACCCGCAAAAACAGCCTCGTGAAGGGTGAACCTTATGAGTGCGGCATGGAAACCATCGGGGACACCTGGATTCAGTTCAAGTCCAACTATTTTCTCTATGCGCTGGTCTTTGTGGCTTTTGACGTAGAGACCGTATTCCTCTATCCCTGGGCTGTCAAGTTCCAGCAACTGGGGACCTTTGCGATAGTGGAGATGTTCATCTTCATCACCATTCTCGTCGTCGGTTTCTGGTATGCCTGGAAGGAAGGAGCGTTGGAATGGAAATAG
- a CDS encoding NADH-quinone oxidoreductase subunit B: MEIDKNVDTLSEGQVDELIKKNIIMTSLEAVFNWARGNSLWPLSSGLACCAIEMMATGASRFDMARFGYEVFRPSPRQADLIIIAGTLTWKMAPAIQRVYEQMPEPKWIIAMGSCACTGGPFADSYAVVPGVDKVIPVDVYVPGCPPRPEALLDGFLKLKAKIQNPAKVGLKHGK, translated from the coding sequence ATGGAAATAGACAAGAACGTCGACACCCTCAGCGAGGGTCAGGTTGATGAGCTGATCAAGAAAAACATCATCATGACCAGCTTAGAAGCGGTCTTTAACTGGGCGCGCGGCAATTCCCTCTGGCCCCTGTCCTCCGGTTTGGCCTGCTGCGCCATCGAGATGATGGCTACTGGTGCCAGCCGTTTTGACATGGCTCGTTTTGGCTATGAGGTCTTCCGTCCTTCTCCCCGGCAAGCGGACCTGATCATCATCGCCGGCACCCTGACCTGGAAGATGGCGCCGGCCATCCAACGGGTTTACGAACAGATGCCGGAGCCGAAGTGGATCATCGCCATGGGCTCCTGCGCCTGCACCGGCGGCCCTTTTGCCGACTCCTACGCCGTCGTACCCGGCGTGGATAAGGTCATCCCCGTCGATGTCTACGTGCCGGGCTGCCCGCCGCGGCCTGAGGCTCTGCTCGACGGTTTCCTCAAGTTGAAGGCGAAAATCCAAAACCCGGCCAAAGTGGGGTTGAAGCATGGCAAGTAA
- a CDS encoding NADH-quinone oxidoreductase subunit C, whose translation MASNLLDQFSQDELAARLQAEVEVTGEGVSRAVVVPKEQLLAVMEKLRREPDFAFDMLSDLTAVDRKDAGFEVVYQLFSLKHRLDLRVKTRTAAEEAQVPSVTGIWPGADWMEREVFDLMGVTFAGHPNMARLLLPDEFEGHPLRKDFKLQPRA comes from the coding sequence ATGGCAAGTAATCTCTTGGACCAGTTTAGCCAGGACGAACTGGCGGCACGGCTGCAGGCAGAAGTTGAAGTCACTGGAGAAGGAGTCAGCCGTGCCGTTGTTGTGCCTAAGGAACAACTGCTTGCGGTGATGGAAAAACTGCGCCGCGAACCGGACTTCGCTTTTGATATGCTTTCGGACTTGACAGCAGTCGACCGGAAGGATGCCGGCTTTGAAGTCGTCTACCAACTGTTTTCGCTCAAACACCGGTTGGACTTGCGTGTGAAAACGCGAACCGCGGCGGAAGAGGCCCAGGTTCCGTCGGTGACTGGCATCTGGCCCGGCGCCGACTGGATGGAGCGGGAGGTTTTTGACCTGATGGGGGTTACCTTCGCCGGACACCCCAACATGGCGCGGTTGTTGCTGCCGGATGAGTTTGAAGGACATCCCTTGCGGAAAGATTTCAAGCTCCAACCAAGAGCGTAG
- a CDS encoding NADH-quinone oxidoreductase subunit D — MQTQTYELNFGPQHPSTHGVLRIVLELDGEVVVKATPVIGYLHRGIEKICENRTYIQTVPFTDRMDYLAGMGNNLGISQAVEKLMGVEVPERAEYIRVIMCELSRIASHMICCGSLVQDLGGVTGFVFFIRDREHILELFNRACGARMTFNYIRPGGVAQDLPDGWVAQCRKFLADFKGMMETYDKLIVGNEIFQMRLKGVAPLSAERAIAMSATGGVLRASGVDYDVRKADPYGIYDRFDFKVPLGTKGDNWDRFMVRMEEMEQSARIIEQALDQLPEGPIMAKMPKAIKPPVGEVYHRIENAKGEIGFYVVSDGSLKPYRWHARRAAMINLQLLDELCRGFKIGDVVAILGTLDPVLGEVDC, encoded by the coding sequence TTGCAAACACAAACCTATGAACTGAACTTCGGGCCGCAGCACCCATCGACCCACGGCGTGTTGCGGATCGTTCTAGAATTGGACGGCGAGGTCGTCGTCAAAGCGACGCCGGTCATCGGCTATCTCCATCGCGGGATCGAGAAGATCTGCGAGAACCGGACCTATATCCAGACGGTCCCCTTCACCGACCGGATGGACTACCTGGCCGGCATGGGCAACAACCTGGGCATCTCTCAGGCTGTGGAAAAGCTGATGGGCGTCGAGGTGCCCGAGCGAGCCGAATACATCCGCGTGATCATGTGCGAATTGTCCCGGATCGCCTCTCACATGATCTGCTGCGGCAGCCTTGTCCAGGACCTCGGCGGCGTGACTGGCTTCGTCTTTTTTATCCGCGACCGGGAACACATTCTGGAGCTGTTCAACCGCGCTTGCGGCGCCCGGATGACCTTCAACTACATCCGCCCTGGCGGCGTCGCCCAGGACCTGCCGGATGGTTGGGTGGCCCAGTGTCGGAAATTCCTCGCCGACTTTAAAGGCATGATGGAGACCTACGATAAGCTGATCGTCGGCAACGAGATTTTTCAGATGCGGCTAAAGGGCGTGGCGCCTCTCAGCGCCGAGCGAGCCATCGCCATGTCGGCTACCGGCGGGGTGCTCAGGGCCAGTGGCGTCGATTATGACGTCCGCAAGGCTGATCCTTATGGGATCTATGACCGTTTCGACTTCAAGGTCCCCCTGGGGACCAAAGGCGACAACTGGGACCGCTTCATGGTGCGGATGGAAGAGATGGAGCAGTCGGCTAGGATCATCGAGCAGGCGCTCGATCAGCTGCCCGAGGGTCCCATCATGGCCAAGATGCCCAAGGCGATCAAGCCGCCTGTCGGCGAGGTCTATCACCGGATCGAGAACGCCAAAGGCGAGATCGGCTTCTACGTCGTCAGCGACGGTTCTCTAAAGCCCTATCGCTGGCATGCCCGCCGCGCCGCCATGATCAATCTCCAACTCCTGGACGAGCTCTGCCGCGGCTTTAAAATCGGTGATGTCGTCGCCATCCTGGGCACCCTGGATCCGGTGCTGGGTGAGGTAGACTGTTGA
- the nuoH gene encoding NADH-quinone oxidoreductase subunit NuoH — MTDQNIFMAISGFLRSFLGPLLGNDLTDIVMYGAGLLGVIIFIFTNAVVLVLMERKVAAFMQSRLGPNRVGPWGLLQTVADTLKLLVKEDYKPHKVDPWVWALGPVLLFVPAIGAYAVIPFDDQAVPVDLNIGIFYFIAISSLSTLPFLMAGWGSNNKYSLIGGMRSVAQMISYEVPLIFSLIGVIMLVGSLQMSAIVEAQHRIWFVFLQPVAFLIYVIAATAETNRTPFDLVECEGEIIAGPFTEYSGMRWAMFFLAEYANLVAVSAIATTLFLGGWQPLPLPGALGDLMAFIPGWAWFAGKTYFMIFLFMWFRWTFPRFRVDQLMAFGWKVLIPLSLANILVTGVGIYLYRMAIGG; from the coding sequence ATGACTGACCAAAACATTTTTATGGCGATCAGCGGCTTCCTGCGGTCCTTTCTCGGCCCCTTGCTGGGTAACGACCTCACCGATATCGTCATGTACGGTGCGGGGCTGCTGGGCGTCATCATTTTTATCTTCACCAACGCCGTTGTCTTGGTGCTAATGGAACGGAAGGTGGCCGCCTTCATGCAGTCCCGTCTCGGCCCCAACCGGGTAGGTCCCTGGGGTCTCTTGCAGACGGTGGCGGACACGCTGAAACTGCTCGTTAAGGAAGACTACAAGCCCCATAAGGTCGACCCCTGGGTCTGGGCCTTGGGTCCGGTATTGCTGTTCGTCCCGGCCATCGGCGCTTATGCCGTCATCCCTTTCGACGATCAAGCGGTTCCTGTGGACCTCAACATCGGCATCTTCTACTTTATCGCCATATCGTCCTTGTCGACGCTGCCCTTTCTGATGGCCGGCTGGGGTTCCAACAACAAGTACTCCCTGATCGGCGGCATGCGCTCTGTGGCCCAGATGATCAGTTATGAGGTTCCCCTGATCTTTTCGCTCATCGGCGTGATCATGCTGGTCGGCTCTCTTCAGATGTCCGCCATTGTGGAGGCGCAGCACCGCATCTGGTTCGTCTTCCTGCAACCGGTCGCCTTCCTGATCTATGTGATCGCGGCGACGGCGGAGACCAACCGGACACCCTTTGACCTTGTTGAGTGCGAGGGGGAAATCATCGCCGGTCCCTTCACGGAATACTCGGGCATGCGCTGGGCCATGTTCTTTTTGGCCGAATATGCCAACCTCGTCGCCGTATCGGCCATCGCCACGACTCTCTTTCTCGGGGGCTGGCAGCCGCTGCCCCTGCCGGGAGCACTGGGCGACCTGATGGCCTTTATTCCGGGTTGGGCCTGGTTCGCAGGGAAGACCTATTTCATGATCTTCCTCTTCATGTGGTTCCGCTGGACCTTCCCGCGTTTCCGCGTTGACCAACTGATGGCCTTCGGCTGGAAAGTCTTGATTCCCCTGTCGCTGGCGAACATCCTGGTCACCGGGGTGGGGATCTATCTCTACCGCATGGCGATAGGAGGGTAA
- a CDS encoding NuoI/complex I 23 kDa subunit family protein has product MQGKGLLTGMWVTLKEFFRKKVTEEYPDVMPDLGDRFRGGTLKLQTSKCIACGICQNACPNGSIKLTSVRDENNKRKLSTYVHDAGLCLFCNLCIDACPVKCIDWTGEFAFSGYSREDLVFDCIELARRRGYDVPEVKEPPADGEKG; this is encoded by the coding sequence ATGCAAGGCAAAGGTTTGCTCACCGGGATGTGGGTCACCCTCAAGGAGTTCTTCCGCAAAAAAGTGACCGAAGAGTACCCCGATGTGATGCCTGACTTGGGCGATCGTTTCAGGGGCGGCACGCTGAAACTGCAGACGAGCAAGTGCATCGCCTGCGGGATCTGCCAGAATGCCTGTCCTAACGGATCGATCAAGCTGACGAGTGTCAGGGATGAAAACAACAAACGCAAGTTGAGCACCTATGTGCATGATGCCGGGTTGTGCCTCTTTTGCAACCTCTGTATCGATGCCTGTCCGGTGAAGTGCATCGATTGGACAGGCGAGTTCGCCTTTTCAGGTTATTCCCGGGAAGACCTGGTCTTCGATTGCATCGAGCTGGCCCGTAGGCGTGGCTATGATGTGCCCGAGGTCAAGGAACCCCCGGCAGATGGGGAGAAGGGGTGA
- a CDS encoding NADH-quinone oxidoreductase subunit J, whose product MMNEWIYAGAFYGLAALTLLSAAGVVFLKDIVHSALLLAASFIGVAGIYVLLNADFLAAVQVLVYGGAVAILIAFGVMLTRRPHMKETNANNRWVVWGAFTAAFTFAICGWAIAFTPFMPIDASPAQVTAIDGIATQLLGDFVVPFEAAAILLTVALIGAIILAKGAKEA is encoded by the coding sequence ATGATGAATGAATGGATTTATGCGGGGGCTTTTTACGGCCTTGCCGCGCTGACTCTCCTGTCGGCCGCCGGGGTGGTCTTTCTCAAGGATATCGTCCATTCGGCCCTGTTGCTGGCAGCGTCTTTCATCGGTGTCGCCGGAATTTACGTTCTCCTGAACGCTGACTTTTTGGCGGCTGTGCAGGTGCTCGTTTATGGCGGCGCCGTGGCCATCTTGATCGCTTTCGGCGTCATGTTGACCCGCCGTCCGCACATGAAAGAAACAAACGCCAACAACCGCTGGGTTGTCTGGGGCGCTTTCACCGCAGCCTTCACCTTTGCCATCTGCGGCTGGGCGATCGCTTTCACTCCCTTTATGCCCATCGATGCATCGCCGGCGCAGGTGACGGCCATCGACGGGATCGCCACGCAACTACTGGGGGACTTCGTTGTGCCCTTTGAGGCGGCAGCCATCCTGCTGACTGTTGCCCTGATCGGCGCCATCATCCTTGCGAAGGGGGCGAAGGAAGCGTGA
- the nuoK gene encoding NADH-quinone oxidoreductase subunit NuoK: protein MALVAPIGLTHFLLLGTALFCLGLYSVFIKRNAIALLMGIELMLNAVNVNLIAFNKFIAPASYTGQVFSIFVIVVAAAEVAVGLALVISIYRDRATTSVDDLDWLKW from the coding sequence ATGGCTTTAGTGGCTCCCATCGGACTGACCCATTTCCTGCTGCTCGGCACAGCACTCTTCTGCCTCGGCCTCTACTCCGTCTTTATTAAAAGGAACGCCATCGCCTTGTTGATGGGCATCGAACTGATGTTGAACGCGGTGAACGTCAACCTTATCGCTTTTAACAAGTTCATCGCCCCGGCCAGTTATACAGGGCAGGTCTTTTCCATCTTCGTCATCGTCGTGGCAGCGGCTGAGGTGGCCGTAGGACTGGCCCTTGTGATCAGCATTTACCGGGATCGCGCCACCACCAGCGTGGATGACCTCGATTGGCTCAAATGGTAG
- the nuoL gene encoding NADH-quinone oxidoreductase subunit L, producing the protein MDFALFSLNNAWLIPLLPFVAFVLIAFPFKNMEKTASTTAILFCGASFLLSLGVVAGILQHPELIEQPFIKEVRWFSMPGLSITMGQYIDPISAMMLFVVTLVATMVMIYSTGYMHGDPGYTRFFAYLSLFACSMLGLVIATNLLQMFIFWELVGLCSYLLIGYYYFKDSAREAAKKAFMTTRIGDFGLLLGIMFLQINFGTLEFAELADKLPAFALAHPALITLIGILVFIGPIGKSGQFPLHVWLPDAMEGPSPVSALIHAATMVVAGVYLVARAFTLFQVAPEAQHFVAYIGGFTAFFAASIALTQREMKRILAYSTVSQLGYMMMALGVGSLTASMFHLMTHAFFKALMFLAAGSALHALHGTADIFEMGGLRKKMPWTAAFMVIGTLAIAGIPPFAGFWSKDEILLMTKLHGFTDLYILASLTAFMTAFYMSRMVFVAFFGKENPKNHPHESPWNMILPMAVLAVLAIVGGLVGTPWTEHGFGYWVRYGEYHHPEVDWSVMGGSVVLAVAGISLAWAIYGAKLIDNEKLARRAGILYTLSYRKFFIDEIYQAINKTLVAGTARFLYWVDIHIVDGFIDGLADGTGWAGRRLRRVQTGQLQHYAMIFFFTVVLMAVMMGLMGNHSAMALIGGGK; encoded by the coding sequence ATGGATTTTGCCCTGTTTAGTCTGAATAATGCCTGGCTGATTCCGCTGCTGCCCTTTGTGGCCTTTGTGCTGATCGCCTTCCCCTTCAAGAACATGGAGAAAACGGCATCCACGACGGCCATCCTCTTCTGCGGCGCTTCTTTTCTGCTTTCGCTGGGCGTCGTCGCGGGGATTTTGCAGCATCCGGAATTGATCGAACAACCCTTCATCAAAGAAGTGCGCTGGTTTTCCATGCCTGGTTTGAGCATCACCATGGGCCAGTATATCGACCCCATTTCGGCCATGATGCTCTTTGTCGTCACCCTCGTGGCGACGATGGTCATGATCTATTCGACCGGCTACATGCATGGCGACCCGGGCTATACGCGTTTTTTCGCCTATCTGTCCCTCTTCGCCTGCTCCATGCTCGGTCTGGTCATCGCCACCAACCTCCTGCAGATGTTCATCTTCTGGGAATTGGTCGGCCTCTGTTCCTATCTGCTCATCGGCTATTACTACTTCAAAGATTCGGCGCGGGAAGCGGCCAAAAAGGCTTTTATGACGACTCGGATCGGCGATTTTGGCCTGCTCCTGGGGATCATGTTCCTGCAGATCAACTTCGGCACCCTTGAATTTGCCGAACTGGCGGACAAGCTGCCGGCATTTGCCCTAGCCCACCCGGCGCTGATCACACTCATCGGCATCCTCGTTTTCATCGGTCCCATTGGCAAATCTGGCCAGTTTCCGCTCCACGTCTGGTTGCCCGATGCCATGGAGGGTCCTTCCCCTGTGTCCGCCCTGATTCACGCTGCTACGATGGTCGTCGCCGGTGTCTACTTGGTGGCTCGCGCATTCACGCTCTTCCAAGTGGCGCCTGAAGCGCAGCACTTCGTCGCCTATATCGGGGGCTTTACAGCCTTCTTCGCCGCCTCCATCGCCTTGACCCAGCGGGAGATGAAACGAATCTTGGCCTATTCGACAGTCTCCCAGTTGGGCTATATGATGATGGCCCTCGGCGTTGGCAGTCTGACGGCCTCCATGTTCCACTTGATGACCCATGCCTTCTTCAAGGCACTCATGTTCCTTGCCGCCGGTTCTGCCCTGCACGCCCTGCACGGCACAGCAGACATCTTCGAGATGGGCGGTCTGCGCAAGAAAATGCCTTGGACAGCGGCCTTCATGGTCATCGGCACCCTGGCCATCGCCGGCATCCCGCCTTTTGCCGGTTTCTGGTCTAAGGATGAGATCCTGCTGATGACAAAGCTGCACGGCTTTACGGATCTCTACATCTTGGCGTCGCTGACCGCCTTTATGACCGCTTTCTACATGTCGCGGATGGTCTTTGTGGCCTTCTTCGGCAAAGAAAATCCCAAAAACCATCCCCATGAGTCCCCTTGGAACATGATTCTGCCTATGGCTGTCCTGGCTGTCTTGGCCATTGTGGGCGGTCTTGTCGGAACACCCTGGACGGAGCATGGCTTCGGCTACTGGGTGCGCTATGGCGAGTACCACCATCCAGAAGTCGACTGGTCAGTCATGGGTGGCTCCGTCGTCTTGGCCGTCGCCGGCATCAGCCTCGCCTGGGCCATCTATGGTGCTAAACTGATTGACAATGAGAAGTTGGCTCGCCGCGCCGGCATCCTCTACACCTTGTCCTATCGCAAATTTTTCATTGATGAGATCTATCAAGCCATCAACAAGACCCTTGTGGCAGGCACAGCCCGTTTCCTCTATTGGGTCGATATCCACATCGTCGATGGTTTCATCGATGGCCTTGCTGACGGCACAGGCTGGGCAGG